One Bacteroidales bacterium DNA segment encodes these proteins:
- a CDS encoding N-acetylmuramoyl-L-alanine amidase: MNASEKILLLISLISIIFIGILTSANTYAQQTFTVVLDAGHGGKDPGALGKKIQEKDINLDIVLKLGEMIARNHPDVKVIYTRKKDVFVELGERARIANSNNADLFISVHTNAAKSKSAQGTETYALGLAKSEENLEVSKRENSVILLEDDYTTKYAGFDPTSAESYIMFEFMQSIHLEQSINLASFIQEQFRTNANRVDRGVRQGLFWVLRATSMPSVLIEVGYISNVVEENYLVQSNSRTKMAESIYNAFSHYKADWSRKQQGKIAAPNNESKPSVKNNENSQKVVEYTSEENQNTKSEILDSKEDYRIQIFASENIYKQNSSLFKGLTQIRYYKENGLYKYTYGSFATRQEALKELPKISKLFKGAFVVHFKGDKKQ; the protein is encoded by the coding sequence ATGAATGCATCTGAAAAAATATTACTATTAATATCATTAATCTCCATAATATTTATTGGCATATTAACAAGTGCCAATACCTATGCTCAACAAACATTTACCGTTGTATTGGACGCCGGTCATGGAGGTAAAGATCCTGGAGCCTTAGGGAAAAAAATTCAAGAGAAAGACATTAATCTTGATATTGTTTTAAAATTGGGCGAAATGATAGCCAGAAACCATCCCGATGTTAAAGTAATATATACACGTAAAAAAGATGTTTTTGTTGAGTTAGGAGAGAGAGCGAGGATTGCAAATTCAAATAATGCCGATTTATTTATCTCTGTACACACCAATGCAGCAAAATCAAAATCTGCACAAGGTACAGAAACCTATGCTTTAGGTTTAGCTAAATCAGAAGAGAACTTAGAGGTCTCAAAACGAGAGAACTCCGTTATCTTATTAGAAGACGATTATACTACAAAATATGCAGGATTTGATCCAACCTCAGCAGAGTCGTATATAATGTTTGAATTTATGCAGAGTATCCATCTTGAACAAAGTATAAATTTAGCATCATTCATTCAAGAACAATTCAGAACCAATGCAAACAGAGTAGATAGAGGAGTAAGGCAAGGTCTGTTCTGGGTATTAAGAGCAACAAGTATGCCCAGTGTATTAATAGAAGTTGGCTATATATCAAATGTTGTAGAAGAGAACTATTTAGTTCAATCCAATTCACGAACAAAGATGGCTGAATCTATATATAATGCGTTTTCGCACTATAAGGCAGATTGGAGCAGAAAACAACAAGGTAAAATTGCTGCTCCAAATAACGAATCAAAACCTTCTGTAAAAAATAATGAGAATTCTCAAAAAGTGGTTGAATATACATCAGAAGAGAATCAAAATACAAAATCAGAGATATTGGATAGCAAAGAAGATTATAGAATTCAGATATTTGCATCAGAAAATATTTATAAACAAAACTCTTCATTGTTTAAAGGACTAACGCAGATTAGATATTATAAAGAGAATGGACTATATAAATACACTTACGGAAGTTTTGCAACTCGACAAGAAGCTCTAAAAGAGTTGCCAAAAATTTCAAAACTTTTCAAAGGTGCTTTTGTTGTCCATTTTAAAGGAGATAAGAAACAATAA
- a CDS encoding MCE family protein, with product MKKFFTKEVKIALAVIVCGTLLVFGINFLKGVNLLTPTNYYNISYDNVSGLALSAPVNIEGYKVGLVRDINYDVNTGKINVQISIEDNIKLPKGTTAALASDLLGTSTISLMLNRESQEYYISGDTIPTQKMPGMMSAIEDDILPQVNNILPKLDSILSGINVMVNNPALTESVDKIDNIVADIEVTTSQLSSLMQTTLPGVVSNVDTSLVNIKEFTAQLNEVEIQNIVSSLDSTLANVKLLTDKMTDKNSTLGMLFNDKAMYEGIVNALQSADSLLIDLKAHPSRYVHFSLIGRKEK from the coding sequence ATGAAAAAGTTTTTCACAAAAGAGGTAAAAATTGCATTGGCAGTAATAGTATGCGGAACTCTATTAGTCTTTGGAATTAACTTTCTAAAAGGAGTAAACCTGCTTACACCTACCAATTATTATAATATTTCGTACGATAATGTATCGGGACTCGCTTTGTCAGCGCCGGTCAATATTGAAGGATATAAAGTAGGATTGGTAAGAGATATTAACTATGATGTTAATACAGGAAAGATAAATGTTCAAATAAGTATTGAAGATAATATTAAGTTGCCCAAAGGAACAACTGCTGCATTGGCATCTGATTTATTGGGGACATCAACAATATCATTAATGCTTAATAGAGAGTCTCAAGAGTATTATATTTCAGGCGACACTATCCCAACTCAAAAAATGCCAGGAATGATGTCTGCAATAGAAGATGATATATTGCCTCAAGTAAATAATATCTTACCTAAATTAGATAGTATATTATCAGGAATAAATGTAATGGTAAATAATCCGGCATTAACAGAGTCTGTCGATAAAATAGATAATATTGTAGCTGATATAGAGGTAACAACATCGCAACTGTCGTCATTAATGCAAACAACATTGCCGGGTGTAGTTTCTAATGTTGATACATCATTAGTTAATATAAAAGAGTTTACAGCACAATTGAACGAAGTTGAAATACAAAACATAGTATCATCACTTGATTCAACACTAGCAAATGTAAAATTATTGACAGATAAGATGACTGATAAAAATAGTACATTAGGAATGTTGTTTAATGACAAGGCAATGTACGAGGGTATTGTAAATGCACTCCAAAGTGCTGATTCGTTACTAATAGATTTAAAAGCACATCCAAGCCGATATGTGCATTTTTCACTAATAGGTAGAAAAGAAAAATAA